Proteins found in one Pontibacter sp. SGAir0037 genomic segment:
- a CDS encoding sensor histidine kinase, whose translation MILLEQQPVATQPMPISASVAPPAKSPSKLKAVVREILGWILSAFGAFALGCQHCFQLPLSEAIFNFLFSYTIFVLLWKGNGLLTNTLSLFYPWVRNPSKRFIISLIATLLLTVVVVILVNIVFLTYKGYTLQDLSQRNWASSVGVPVIITFIISLFFHSWHFLQGWRQTAINAERLEKENIASQYESLKAQVNPHFLFNSLNVLTSLVETDQKQAVRFIRKLSEVYRYVLDSRQKEIVPLLEELHFLESYIYLQKIRHGEALQVQNDIPLDASLMVVPLALQMLIENAIKHNMALEEEPLQVHLYIENDYLVVQNNLQERRIREESTGMGLPNIESRYSYLTNNKVQIIATSQEFTVKLPLLYFKG comes from the coding sequence ATGATTTTACTAGAACAACAACCTGTAGCAACGCAACCAATGCCAATTTCTGCATCAGTGGCTCCGCCTGCTAAAAGCCCCAGCAAACTAAAGGCAGTAGTACGAGAAATATTGGGCTGGATTCTTTCAGCGTTCGGGGCCTTTGCTTTAGGCTGCCAGCATTGTTTCCAGCTACCGCTAAGCGAGGCCATCTTTAATTTCCTTTTCTCTTATACCATATTTGTTCTGCTCTGGAAGGGTAACGGCCTGCTTACAAATACATTAAGTTTATTTTATCCGTGGGTAAGAAACCCATCGAAGCGGTTTATTATCAGCCTGATAGCTACACTACTACTCACTGTTGTAGTTGTTATATTAGTAAATATCGTTTTCCTGACCTATAAAGGGTACACGCTACAAGACCTGTCGCAGCGCAACTGGGCAAGTTCTGTTGGAGTGCCTGTTATCATTACCTTTATTATATCGCTGTTTTTTCATAGCTGGCATTTCTTGCAGGGCTGGCGGCAAACGGCCATCAATGCGGAAAGACTGGAGAAGGAAAATATTGCCTCACAGTACGAGTCGCTGAAGGCACAGGTAAATCCGCATTTCTTGTTCAACAGCCTGAACGTGCTAACCAGCTTGGTTGAAACAGACCAAAAACAGGCGGTACGGTTTATCCGGAAATTATCGGAAGTATACCGCTATGTGCTCGATAGCCGGCAGAAAGAAATTGTGCCGTTACTGGAAGAGCTGCATTTTCTGGAGTCGTACATTTACCTGCAAAAGATCAGGCACGGTGAAGCGCTGCAGGTGCAAAACGATATTCCTTTAGATGCAAGCCTGATGGTGGTACCACTGGCATTACAGATGCTAATAGAGAATGCCATTAAGCACAACATGGCGCTGGAAGAGGAACCGCTGCAAGTTCATTTATATATAGAAAACGACTACCTGGTGGTGCAGAATAACCTGCAGGAGCGGCGTATCCGGGAAGAGTCTACGGGCATGGGGCTTCCGAATATAGAATCCCGCTATAGTTACCTCACCAACAATAAAGTACAGATCATAGCTACCTCACAGGAGTTCACAGTTAAACTGCCTCTATTATACTTTAAAGGATAA